One segment of Niabella beijingensis DNA contains the following:
- a CDS encoding LytR/AlgR family response regulator transcription factor, whose protein sequence is MSKVIIIDDEFLARSMVKEYLQKYPQLELVAECGDGFEGMKAIQEHKPDLIFLDIQMPKISGFEMLELIEEPPAVIFATAFDEYAIKAFEAHAVDYLLKPFDQERFDKAVNKFLAQHKTSQTNTQELLNDVQLPSSNNRIVVKNGSKIKIIPVQEVLYLEAADDFVKIFTKDGYFLKNKTMSFFEAFLPTDMFVRSHRSYIVNIQEITRIDPYEKDGHVAILKNGTKINVSRNGYGKLKAVLGL, encoded by the coding sequence ATGAGTAAAGTTATAATTATTGATGATGAGTTTTTGGCAAGAAGCATGGTAAAGGAATACCTTCAGAAATACCCGCAGCTGGAGCTGGTGGCGGAGTGTGGAGACGGTTTTGAAGGAATGAAAGCGATCCAGGAACACAAGCCGGATCTTATTTTCCTGGATATACAGATGCCAAAGATCAGCGGTTTTGAAATGCTGGAACTGATAGAGGAGCCGCCTGCGGTGATCTTTGCCACCGCCTTTGATGAATATGCCATCAAGGCGTTTGAAGCACATGCGGTTGATTACCTGTTGAAACCTTTTGACCAGGAGCGCTTTGATAAGGCGGTAAACAAATTCCTGGCACAGCATAAAACCAGTCAGACTAACACCCAGGAGCTGCTGAATGATGTGCAGCTGCCCAGTTCAAATAACCGTATCGTTGTAAAGAATGGCAGCAAGATCAAGATCATACCTGTTCAGGAAGTACTGTATCTTGAAGCGGCAGATGATTTTGTAAAGATATTTACAAAGGATGGCTATTTTCTCAAGAACAAAACCATGTCCTTTTTTGAGGCATTCCTGCCTACCGATATGTTTGTGCGCAGTCACCGTTCCTATATCGTCAACATCCAGGAGATCACCCGTATTGACCCATATGAGAAAGACGGGCATGTGGCGATCCTCAAAAACGGAACAAAAATTAATGTGAGTCGTAACGGATACGGAAAGCTGAAGGCGGTACTGGGTCTTTAG
- a CDS encoding helix-turn-helix domain-containing protein — MRIKDDFPVLGINDFRDVLQTESSLLYHEIHGERHIEKPHKHDFFVFLLFDKGSGVHSIDFTDYKIRGRQLHLLFPDQVHSWHLGKNTSGYQLMVSRPVFETFSDSLRFSFVLYQNHPVIDLSPAVFQKILYEFRAVEEELALKPVQWGIVNLRSRLIAELVSREAERRFEDLTVYRTKPVLYKYHSLVDLHFRDEKSVAFYARQLHITPNYLNILCKRHFNVPATFLIQNRVVLEAKRLMQATEKSVKEIAFELGFSDLAYFSNFFKTQTGLSPKAFRGQL, encoded by the coding sequence GTGAGAATAAAGGACGATTTTCCTGTTCTTGGGATCAATGATTTCCGGGATGTGTTGCAGACAGAAAGCAGCCTGCTGTATCATGAGATCCATGGTGAGCGGCACATCGAAAAACCGCATAAGCATGATTTTTTTGTTTTTCTTTTATTTGATAAAGGAAGCGGGGTGCATTCGATCGACTTTACCGATTACAAGATCAGGGGAAGACAACTCCATCTTTTGTTCCCCGATCAGGTACACAGCTGGCACCTGGGTAAGAATACATCCGGCTACCAGCTGATGGTGAGCCGGCCTGTTTTTGAGACGTTCTCCGATTCACTGCGTTTTTCTTTTGTGTTGTACCAGAACCATCCCGTTATTGATCTTTCTCCTGCGGTTTTTCAAAAAATATTGTATGAATTCCGTGCCGTGGAGGAGGAACTTGCCCTGAAGCCGGTGCAATGGGGTATTGTTAACCTCAGAAGCAGGCTGATAGCGGAGCTGGTGAGCCGGGAAGCAGAACGCCGGTTTGAAGATCTTACGGTGTACCGCACCAAACCTGTTTTATACAAATATCATTCGCTTGTCGACCTCCATTTCAGGGACGAGAAATCGGTGGCCTTTTATGCCCGCCAGCTTCACATAACCCCCAATTACCTGAACATACTTTGTAAACGGCATTTTAATGTGCCTGCCACCTTTCTGATACAGAACCGGGTGGTACTTGAGGCCAAACGGCTGATGCAGGCCACGGAAAAATCGGTAAAGGAAATTGCCTTTGAACTGGGTTTTAGCGATCTGGCTTATTTTTCCAATTTCTTCAAGACACAGACCGGATTGTCTCCCAAAGCATTCCGGGGGCAGTTATAA
- a CDS encoding class I SAM-dependent methyltransferase translates to MEHKSTLKEIEERFDRDVARFSNLETGQQTTLDAAFNMELITSGIATAVPGLKKLLDIGCGAGNYPVKLLSKLTTDPEVTLVDLSQPMLDRALERVQPLTTGKVTTVKADFRTAVLEENTYCIIIATATLHHLRDDADWETAFSKFYRLLKPGGSIWIFDFVAHDQPALQELFFRQYYGNYLTDLKDEAYRDHVFAYVEKEDTPRSVLYQTDLLRKTGFRSVELLHKNLCFASFVAFK, encoded by the coding sequence ATGGAACACAAATCAACTTTAAAAGAAATCGAAGAACGTTTTGACAGGGATGTAGCGCGTTTTTCAAACCTTGAAACCGGGCAGCAGACCACACTGGATGCAGCATTTAACATGGAACTGATCACCAGCGGCATCGCAACCGCTGTACCCGGTCTGAAAAAACTGCTTGATATCGGTTGCGGAGCAGGCAATTATCCCGTAAAACTGCTTTCCAAGTTAACTACTGATCCTGAAGTTACATTGGTGGACCTGAGTCAGCCCATGCTGGACCGGGCACTGGAGCGGGTACAGCCCCTTACCACCGGGAAAGTAACTACGGTAAAGGCTGATTTCCGGACAGCCGTACTGGAAGAGAACACCTACTGTATCATCATCGCCACAGCAACCCTCCATCACCTGAGAGACGATGCGGATTGGGAAACGGCATTCTCAAAATTTTACCGGTTGCTGAAGCCCGGTGGCAGCATCTGGATCTTTGATTTTGTGGCACATGATCAGCCCGCACTACAGGAGCTGTTTTTCAGGCAGTACTACGGCAACTATTTGACGGATCTGAAAGATGAGGCTTACCGGGATCATGTATTCGCTTATGTGGAAAAAGAAGATACCCCCAGAAGTGTTTTGTATCAGACCGATTTATTACGCAAAACGGGCTTCCGGTCTGTTGAACTGCTGCATAAAAATCTTTGTTTCGCTTCCTTTGTGGCTTTTAAATAG
- a CDS encoding MFS transporter: MDTEIITGTAAPVRVLKKMESAASPAKPPLTRGVLWLMTVATGIVVGNNYYNQPLLGLMARDFGVSEGRISNIAMLTQVGFAFGLLFIVPLGDMLRRKRLIIAAFGGIIVSLLGMTVAPSVGVLFAASFMVGFTSVLPQLFVPMAAELATKEKQSAVIGMVMSGLLLGILLSRVVSGFVGDLWGWKMMYYIATVAMVLLAGLLAVKLPDVHPTFKGSYGSLMRSLWHLTRTQPVLRLAAFRGAMGFAGFSVFWTTLVFHLEEAPFHAGAAVAGSFGIIGAVGALAAAVVGRMAGKVSAFNIVLYALLLLLLSWIVFYIGGYTYVGLILGVILLDLGLQSMHIMNQSSFFALNLGANNRLNTVYMFSYFIGGSAGTYLAAQAWKQAQWNGTVLVGLGFTLLGLIAHLLYAKKQ; the protein is encoded by the coding sequence ATGGATACAGAGATTATAACAGGAACAGCAGCTCCCGTGCGGGTGCTGAAAAAAATGGAAAGCGCCGCAAGCCCGGCAAAGCCGCCGCTTACACGCGGTGTACTTTGGCTGATGACCGTTGCAACAGGGATAGTGGTGGGTAACAATTACTACAACCAGCCGCTGCTGGGGCTGATGGCACGTGATTTTGGAGTGAGCGAAGGCCGTATCAGCAATATTGCCATGCTGACACAGGTGGGCTTTGCCTTTGGATTATTGTTCATTGTGCCATTGGGGGATATGCTGCGGCGCAAACGCCTGATCATTGCCGCTTTTGGCGGAATCATAGTATCGCTGCTGGGCATGACCGTGGCGCCTTCTGTTGGCGTGCTCTTTGCCGCCAGTTTTATGGTGGGGTTTACTTCGGTGCTGCCGCAGCTGTTTGTGCCGATGGCCGCTGAACTTGCAACAAAAGAAAAACAAAGTGCTGTCATCGGAATGGTAATGAGCGGTCTTTTGCTGGGTATATTGCTGTCGAGAGTGGTCAGCGGGTTTGTGGGTGACCTCTGGGGGTGGAAGATGATGTATTATATAGCCACGGTGGCCATGGTGCTTCTTGCAGGATTACTGGCTGTTAAGCTTCCGGATGTGCATCCTACATTTAAAGGAAGTTACGGATCGTTGATGCGGTCTTTATGGCACCTTACACGCACACAGCCGGTACTTCGGCTGGCCGCTTTTCGCGGAGCCATGGGCTTTGCAGGATTCAGTGTATTCTGGACAACGCTTGTTTTCCATCTGGAAGAGGCCCCGTTCCACGCCGGTGCGGCGGTTGCCGGCTCCTTTGGCATTATCGGAGCGGTAGGTGCACTGGCAGCCGCGGTGGTGGGCAGGATGGCGGGAAAGGTTAGCGCTTTCAATATTGTTTTGTATGCACTGCTGCTGCTGTTACTGAGCTGGATCGTCTTTTATATTGGGGGATACACCTATGTGGGATTGATTCTCGGAGTGATCCTGCTGGACCTGGGGCTCCAGTCGATGCATATCATGAACCAGTCTTCTTTTTTTGCACTGAACCTTGGCGCCAACAACCGGCTGAATACGGTGTATATGTTCAGTTATTTTATCGGAGGATCTGCAGGAACCTATCTTGCCGCGCAGGCCTGGAAGCAGGCACAATGGAACGGAACCGTGCTGGTAGGTCTCGGGTTTACACTGCTGGGATTGATAGCACACCTGCTCTATGCAAAGAAGCAATAG
- a CDS encoding ankyrin repeat domain-containing protein, with translation MHQLLLIFSMLFLNSCQTKTTISDMNGQNTVIIEAVEKNQLSVVEAALKKGDNVNTTDKNKRSLLLIATQANNREMAQLLLAHGADVNQQDQIQDSPFLYAGAAGFTELVKLFLANGARFDVFNRYNGTALIPACERGHLDVVNLLANTKGFPIDHINRLGWTALMEAVLLGDGSKRYAAVVQTLIAAGCNINIPDHDGSTALQHARARGYKEIVSLLEKTSKSGL, from the coding sequence ATGCACCAGTTGCTCCTGATATTTTCCATGCTTTTTTTGAACTCCTGTCAAACAAAAACAACTATTTCCGATATGAATGGTCAGAACACGGTTATCATTGAAGCGGTGGAAAAAAACCAGCTGTCTGTTGTGGAGGCCGCATTGAAAAAAGGGGATAATGTAAACACGACTGATAAGAATAAACGATCCCTGTTGCTCATCGCCACACAGGCTAATAACCGGGAAATGGCACAACTCCTGCTGGCACACGGTGCGGATGTGAACCAGCAGGATCAGATACAGGACAGTCCGTTTCTCTATGCCGGGGCTGCAGGATTTACGGAACTGGTAAAGCTGTTTCTTGCGAACGGAGCCCGGTTTGATGTATTTAACCGGTACAACGGAACGGCCCTGATCCCGGCTTGTGAACGCGGTCATCTGGATGTGGTAAACCTGCTGGCGAATACAAAAGGATTCCCCATTGATCATATAAACCGGCTGGGCTGGACTGCCCTGATGGAGGCCGTGCTGCTGGGGGACGGAAGCAAACGGTATGCAGCAGTGGTACAGACGCTTATTGCAGCCGGTTGTAACATCAATATACCGGATCATGATGGTAGTACCGCATTGCAGCATGCAAGGGCAAGAGGATATAAAGAAATCGTAAGTCTTCTCGAAAAGACTTCAAAGAGCGGGTTATAA
- a CDS encoding amidohydrolase, protein MAPRSISRKDFIKNSSILFAAGSGLLATGQTVAAGEKLPAAGKLLRLKNVLLETGFEYEEGEVSATKTELFTIEINDGKISALLPNNTTGAGTDAKGLLLLPAFKEMHIHLDKTYYGEKWKATNRKGGGVKGMIALEQQIIPELLKTSTYKAEKLIELLQSKGSNFARSHVNIEPTSKLDSLQHLQKALDNKKDSFDAELVAFPQHGIYYTDAAGLMKEAAQMGVDFIGGLDPATIDGSIEKSMDFVVQLALDHQKGIDIHLHEGGESGLKTILYLIDKVNENPLLKGKTFISHSFALAKLEKPKLEEVAEKLAGAQIGIISTIPFGGTIMPIPTLYKYGVDVRAGNDCIIDHWSTFGSGSVLQKANLAAQLYGYNTEFGLSRILKLATHNVLPLDDKGNRQWPKVGDPADLVLVDASCSAEAVSRISPVRSLIHKGSIVF, encoded by the coding sequence ATGGCTCCCCGGTCTATTTCCAGAAAGGATTTTATCAAGAACTCTTCGATCCTGTTTGCAGCAGGCAGCGGTTTACTGGCAACCGGCCAGACCGTTGCTGCAGGTGAAAAGTTGCCTGCGGCAGGAAAGCTGCTCCGCCTGAAGAATGTGCTGCTGGAAACAGGATTTGAATATGAAGAAGGAGAGGTGAGCGCTACAAAAACGGAGTTGTTCACTATTGAGATCAATGACGGGAAGATCAGCGCGCTATTACCCAACAATACTACAGGTGCCGGTACCGATGCCAAAGGGCTGCTGTTGTTGCCGGCTTTTAAGGAAATGCACATCCACCTGGATAAGACCTATTACGGAGAAAAATGGAAGGCGACCAACCGGAAGGGTGGTGGTGTAAAGGGGATGATCGCGCTGGAACAACAGATCATTCCGGAACTGCTAAAAACTTCTACCTATAAGGCAGAGAAGCTGATCGAATTGCTGCAGTCGAAAGGCAGCAATTTTGCACGGAGCCATGTGAATATTGAGCCTACATCCAAACTGGATTCTTTGCAGCATCTGCAAAAGGCACTGGACAATAAAAAAGACTCCTTCGACGCGGAGCTGGTGGCTTTTCCGCAACATGGCATCTATTATACCGATGCTGCCGGATTGATGAAAGAAGCGGCACAGATGGGCGTGGATTTTATCGGCGGACTGGATCCGGCGACAATAGACGGCAGCATTGAAAAAAGTATGGACTTTGTGGTACAGCTGGCGCTGGATCATCAAAAGGGCATTGACATCCATTTACATGAAGGTGGCGAATCCGGTTTGAAAACGATCCTTTACCTCATTGATAAAGTAAACGAGAATCCCCTGTTGAAGGGAAAGACCTTTATCAGTCACAGCTTTGCCCTGGCAAAACTGGAAAAGCCCAAACTGGAGGAAGTGGCCGAAAAGCTGGCCGGCGCACAAATAGGAATTATTTCAACCATCCCCTTTGGCGGAACGATCATGCCCATTCCCACATTGTATAAGTATGGGGTTGACGTAAGGGCGGGGAACGATTGTATTATCGATCACTGGAGCACTTTCGGTTCGGGAAGTGTGCTGCAAAAAGCAAATCTTGCCGCCCAGTTATATGGATATAACACCGAATTCGGCTTGTCGCGGATATTGAAACTGGCTACACACAATGTACTGCCGTTAGATGATAAAGGCAACCGGCAATGGCCGAAGGTAGGGGATCCGGCCGACCTGGTGCTGGTGGATGCAAGCTGCTCGGCAGAAGCAGTTTCCAGGATCTCTCCGGTGCGTTCGTTGATCCACAAAGGAAGTATTGTATTTTAA
- a CDS encoding YegP family protein, with translation MGKFVITKRTNGEFQFNLKAGNGQVILTSEGYTTRAACDNGIASVKKNAPDDANYDRKTSTNNKPFFNLKAGNGQVIGKSELYESEAARENGIESVKKNAPDADVADETGA, from the coding sequence ATGGGCAAATTTGTAATCACCAAACGTACCAACGGAGAATTCCAGTTCAACCTGAAAGCCGGTAATGGCCAGGTGATCCTTACAAGCGAAGGATACACTACCCGGGCTGCCTGCGATAATGGCATTGCTTCCGTGAAGAAAAATGCACCGGATGATGCCAATTATGACCGGAAGACATCTACAAACAACAAACCCTTTTTTAACCTGAAGGCCGGCAATGGCCAGGTGATCGGGAAAAGCGAGCTGTATGAATCCGAAGCTGCCCGCGAAAACGGCATTGAGTCCGTTAAAAAAAATGCGCCTGATGCGGACGTGGCAGATGAAACAGGAGCGTAA
- a CDS encoding aldehyde dehydrogenase family protein — translation MTGLTPYLNAMRSFFNTGATRPPEFRKKQLQLLKEQLLKYEEALNQALFEDLHKSREEVWITETGMVLSEINTAIKGIDEWTAPQPVPTNFVNLPGKSSILYEPLGVVLIIAPWNYPFQLLFMPLIGAIAAGNCVVLKPSELATSTEKVMGQLINEAFAPEYIRYVPGDGASVIPALMDNFRFDHVFYTGSTAVGKIIYQKAAAQLSPVTLELGGKSPCIITRSAPLKVAARRIINVKFSNAGQMCITPDYLLVHNEVKAAFIQLLKTTLLKFYGENPITSYDYGRIINPKHFHRLKGLMEGQQLLHGGEHNEDQLFIAPTLIDNPSLESPVMKEEIFGPLLPVIGYETEEAAMAVIRQNPDPLAFYVFTNDKKEADRWLQQVPFGGGCVNTAALHYLNKHLPFGGRGNSGIGRYHGRFSFETFSHAKGILKAHTWPDIPLAYPSLKGKLNTLKRVIK, via the coding sequence ATGACAGGTCTGACCCCTTATCTCAATGCCATGAGAAGCTTCTTTAATACAGGAGCCACCCGCCCTCCTGAATTCAGAAAAAAACAGTTGCAGCTATTAAAAGAACAGCTCCTGAAATACGAGGAAGCACTGAACCAGGCCCTGTTTGAAGACCTCCATAAAAGCAGGGAAGAAGTATGGATAACAGAGACCGGAATGGTACTTTCCGAGATCAATACTGCCATCAAAGGGATTGATGAATGGACGGCTCCGCAACCGGTTCCTACCAATTTTGTCAATCTGCCCGGAAAAAGCAGCATTCTTTATGAACCCCTGGGAGTGGTGCTCATTATCGCCCCCTGGAATTACCCGTTCCAGCTGTTATTTATGCCCCTGATCGGCGCCATTGCAGCGGGCAACTGTGTGGTACTGAAACCCAGTGAGCTGGCCACTTCCACGGAAAAAGTAATGGGGCAGCTTATCAATGAGGCTTTTGCTCCTGAATACATCCGGTATGTGCCGGGGGACGGGGCCTCCGTCATTCCTGCGTTAATGGACAACTTCCGGTTCGATCATGTGTTCTACACCGGGAGCACCGCAGTGGGGAAGATCATTTATCAGAAAGCAGCTGCACAACTCAGTCCCGTAACCCTTGAGCTTGGGGGGAAAAGTCCGTGCATCATTACCCGCAGTGCCCCTTTAAAGGTTGCCGCGCGTCGGATCATCAATGTAAAATTCTCCAATGCAGGTCAGATGTGCATTACACCTGATTACCTGCTGGTGCATAACGAAGTGAAAGCGGCCTTTATCCAGCTGTTAAAAACAACACTGCTGAAGTTTTATGGTGAAAATCCCATTACCAGCTATGACTATGGCCGCATCATCAATCCTAAGCACTTTCATCGGCTTAAAGGTCTTATGGAGGGCCAGCAATTGCTGCATGGCGGGGAGCACAACGAGGACCAGTTGTTTATTGCGCCTACCCTGATTGATAACCCTTCCCTGGAAAGCCCGGTGATGAAGGAAGAAATATTCGGACCGCTACTCCCTGTGATCGGTTATGAAACCGAAGAAGCGGCCATGGCAGTCATCCGGCAAAATCCGGATCCGCTGGCCTTTTATGTATTCACTAATGACAAGAAAGAAGCGGACCGCTGGCTGCAGCAGGTACCCTTTGGCGGCGGTTGCGTAAATACCGCAGCATTACATTACCTGAACAAGCACCTCCCTTTCGGCGGAAGGGGCAACAGCGGTATCGGCCGTTATCACGGCCGGTTCTCATTCGAGACATTCAGCCATGCAAAAGGTATTCTAAAAGCCCATACCTGGCCAGACATACCACTGGCTTACCCTTCATTAAAAGGGAAACTCAATACGCTGAAACGTGTCATTAAATAA
- a CDS encoding LysR family transcriptional regulator codes for MELRHLIYFTTLAEELHFGRAASRLFISQPPLSRQIKELETELGVLLFERNNKRVRLTEAGTYFLSESTALLRQLEKAKIKARQIQDSVAGTFRLGYISATPKSILAAVLKTVQEHYPFLRVNLYETSTQRQLTALESGALDLGIVRSPVLAPQLEKQALLTEPFCLAKPRGLKLTGTGIAEQPFVSFNKEYAPDYHQQFIHCCRQLGFEPHILHECNNMPSILELVANGTGIAIVPASAKRLFHHPELDFKSLPKLGVTTTTLVVFDPQNPQPALPVFLRLLKEAYAGFMPVSK; via the coding sequence ATGGAACTCCGGCATCTGATCTACTTTACAACCCTCGCGGAAGAATTGCATTTTGGAAGAGCGGCATCAAGGCTGTTTATTTCCCAGCCACCGCTGAGCCGCCAGATAAAGGAGCTGGAAACAGAATTAGGCGTGCTCCTGTTTGAACGGAATAACAAACGGGTCCGGCTCACAGAAGCGGGGACCTATTTTCTGTCGGAAAGCACGGCACTGTTACGGCAACTGGAAAAGGCAAAGATAAAGGCGCGACAGATCCAGGATTCGGTTGCGGGTACTTTCCGGCTGGGTTATATCAGCGCTACACCTAAAAGTATTCTTGCAGCCGTGCTGAAAACGGTACAAGAACACTACCCTTTTTTACGTGTAAACCTTTATGAAACGTCAACACAACGTCAGCTTACGGCTCTGGAGAGCGGGGCACTGGATCTTGGTATTGTACGGTCACCGGTTTTGGCACCACAACTGGAAAAGCAGGCGTTACTGACAGAACCATTTTGCCTGGCAAAACCCCGCGGGCTGAAGCTGACAGGCACGGGTATAGCAGAGCAGCCCTTTGTTTCGTTCAATAAAGAGTATGCGCCGGACTATCATCAGCAGTTCATTCATTGTTGTCGTCAGCTGGGCTTTGAGCCACACATCCTGCACGAATGCAATAATATGCCATCCATCCTGGAGCTGGTAGCAAATGGAACGGGGATTGCCATTGTGCCGGCGTCTGCGAAACGGTTGTTTCACCACCCCGAGCTGGATTTTAAGTCCCTGCCAAAATTGGGTGTTACTACAACTACACTTGTTGTTTTTGATCCGCAGAACCCCCAGCCGGCACTGCCTGTTTTTCTTCGGCTGCTGAAAGAAGCGTATGCCGGTTTTATGCCTGTCTCAAAATAG